In Streptomyces sp. NBC_00414, a single window of DNA contains:
- a CDS encoding aromatic ring-hydroxylating oxygenase subunit alpha — protein MSTTSVSPAASAQPSPSLISTLPGHYYTDPEIFRQEQEHLFESMWFCAVRGADLAKPGAFRTVQVGRENVLVTRSRTGELRAFLNICRHRGARLCTEEAGEVRRNLQCPYHAWTYDLDGRLIAAPNLVKMPDVDRTEYGLVKVALREWLGYAWVCLADRPPSFEETVMGAAVERLGDVAAIEHYGTENLALGKRITYDVRANWKLIVENFMECYHCATIHPELTDVLPEFADGYAAQYYVGHGAEFGEEVKGFTVDGSEGFGRLPEVAEDQDRRYYAITVKPTVFINLVPDHVILHRMFPLAEDRTIVECDWLYAPEVVESGADVSKSVELFHRVNAQDFEACERTQPAMASRAYRRGGVLVPTEHHIGMFHEWLIGMLGGRDGGSLHRRHLDGRAGEAHP, from the coding sequence GTGTCGACGACCTCCGTCTCCCCCGCCGCCTCCGCCCAGCCCTCCCCGAGCCTGATCAGCACACTTCCCGGGCACTACTACACCGATCCGGAGATCTTCCGGCAGGAGCAGGAACACCTCTTCGAGTCGATGTGGTTCTGCGCGGTCCGCGGCGCCGATCTGGCGAAACCGGGCGCGTTCCGCACGGTCCAGGTCGGCCGTGAGAACGTCCTGGTCACCCGGTCCCGTACCGGTGAGCTGCGCGCCTTCCTCAACATCTGCCGGCACCGCGGGGCCCGGCTCTGCACCGAGGAGGCGGGCGAGGTCCGGCGCAACCTCCAGTGCCCGTACCACGCCTGGACGTACGACCTCGACGGCAGACTGATCGCGGCGCCGAACCTGGTGAAGATGCCGGACGTCGACCGCACCGAGTACGGACTGGTCAAGGTCGCGCTGCGGGAGTGGCTCGGGTATGCCTGGGTGTGCCTGGCCGACCGGCCGCCGTCCTTCGAGGAGACGGTGATGGGCGCGGCCGTCGAGCGCCTGGGGGACGTCGCGGCCATCGAGCACTACGGCACCGAGAACCTCGCGCTCGGAAAACGCATCACCTATGACGTGCGGGCGAACTGGAAACTGATCGTCGAGAACTTCATGGAGTGCTACCACTGCGCGACCATCCACCCCGAACTCACCGATGTCCTGCCGGAGTTCGCGGACGGTTACGCCGCCCAGTACTACGTGGGCCACGGCGCCGAGTTCGGCGAGGAGGTGAAGGGCTTCACGGTCGACGGCAGCGAGGGATTCGGGCGGCTCCCTGAGGTCGCGGAGGATCAGGACCGTCGTTACTATGCGATAACGGTCAAACCCACTGTGTTCATCAATCTCGTCCCCGACCATGTCATCCTGCACCGCATGTTCCCCCTCGCCGAGGACCGGACGATCGTGGAGTGCGACTGGCTCTACGCCCCCGAGGTCGTCGAGTCGGGCGCCGACGTGTCGAAGTCCGTGGAGCTTTTCCACCGGGTCAACGCCCAGGACTTCGAGGCGTGCGAGCGAACGCAGCCCGCCATGGCGTCCCGCGCCTATCGCAGGGGCGGGGTGCTGGTGCCCACCGAGCACCACATCGGGATGTTCCACGAGTGGCTCATAGGCATGCTGGGAGGCAGGGATGGCGGATCTCTACATCGGCGGCACCTGGACGGGCGCGCGGGAGAAGCGCACCCGTGA
- a CDS encoding aldehyde dehydrogenase family protein: MADLYIGGTWTGAREKRTREIRCPADGSLVAVVDEAGGEDTADAIAAARRAFDEGPWPRTPANERGDLLLRVADLLARDKDVLARAESLDTGKRLVESEYDIDDIENCFRYFGRLVGSESGRVVETGTEGVDSRVVHEPVGVCALITPWNYPLLQTAWKVAPALAAGNTFVLKPSELTPHTAIHLMRLLEEAGVPAGVANLILGAGPEAGAPLGDHPDVDLVSFTGGLQTGRRLMAAAAGTVKKVALELGGKNPNIVFADADFETAVDMALTAVFLHSGQVCSAGARLLVEDSLHDRFVDEVVRRARLIRLGGPFDERAQTGPLISAAHRAKVEAYVAKGLEEGAVLRCGGERPAEPPHPDGFYYPPTVLDECSGQMSVVQDESFGPVLTVERFTDEAEAVRLANATIYGLAGGIFTSDEAKAQRVASALRIGTVWINDYHPYVPQAEWGGYKQSGFGRELGPAGLAEYRETKHIWRTTNPSPQGWFS, translated from the coding sequence ATGGCGGATCTCTACATCGGCGGCACCTGGACGGGCGCGCGGGAGAAGCGCACCCGTGAGATCCGCTGTCCGGCCGACGGTTCGCTCGTGGCGGTCGTCGACGAGGCGGGCGGCGAGGACACGGCCGACGCGATCGCGGCCGCGCGCCGCGCCTTCGACGAGGGCCCCTGGCCGCGGACCCCCGCGAACGAGCGCGGCGATCTGCTGCTGCGGGTCGCCGACCTGCTCGCCCGCGACAAGGACGTACTCGCCCGGGCGGAGTCCCTCGACACCGGCAAGCGCCTGGTGGAGAGCGAGTACGACATCGACGACATCGAGAACTGCTTCCGCTATTTCGGGCGGCTCGTGGGGAGCGAGTCCGGCCGGGTCGTGGAGACGGGCACGGAGGGCGTCGACAGCCGGGTGGTGCACGAACCGGTCGGTGTGTGCGCGCTGATCACCCCCTGGAACTATCCGCTGCTCCAGACGGCGTGGAAGGTCGCCCCGGCGCTGGCCGCGGGCAACACCTTCGTTCTCAAGCCGAGCGAGCTGACCCCGCACACCGCGATCCATCTGATGCGCCTTCTGGAGGAGGCCGGGGTGCCCGCCGGGGTGGCGAACCTGATCCTCGGCGCCGGGCCCGAGGCGGGCGCTCCGCTGGGCGACCACCCGGACGTGGACCTCGTCTCCTTCACCGGCGGTCTGCAGACCGGACGCAGACTCATGGCCGCGGCGGCCGGGACGGTGAAGAAGGTCGCCCTCGAACTGGGCGGCAAGAACCCGAACATCGTCTTCGCCGACGCGGACTTCGAGACGGCCGTCGACATGGCGTTGACGGCCGTCTTCCTGCATTCCGGGCAGGTCTGCTCGGCCGGGGCACGGTTGCTGGTCGAGGACTCCCTGCACGACCGTTTCGTGGACGAGGTGGTGCGCAGGGCCCGGCTGATCAGGCTGGGCGGGCCGTTCGACGAGCGGGCGCAGACCGGGCCGCTGATCTCGGCGGCCCACCGGGCGAAGGTCGAGGCGTACGTCGCCAAGGGTCTTGAGGAGGGGGCGGTGCTGCGCTGCGGAGGGGAGCGGCCGGCCGAGCCCCCGCACCCGGACGGCTTCTACTACCCGCCGACCGTGCTCGACGAGTGCTCCGGGCAGATGTCCGTCGTCCAGGACGAGTCGTTCGGGCCGGTACTGACCGTGGAGCGGTTCACCGACGAGGCGGAGGCGGTCAGGCTGGCCAACGCCACGATCTACGGGCTGGCCGGCGGCATCTTCACGTCCGACGAGGCGAAGGCGCAGCGGGTCGCGTCGGCGCTGCGCATCGGAACGGTCTGGATCAACGACTACCACCCGTACGTCCCGCAGGCCGAGTGGGGAGGCTACAAGCAGTCCGGGTTCGGGCGGGAACTCGGACCTGCCGGCCTCGCCGAGTACCGCGAGACCAAGCACATCTGGCGCACGACGAATCCGAGTCCGCAGGGGTGGTTCTCGTGA
- a CDS encoding S-(hydroxymethyl)mycothiol dehydrogenase — protein sequence MPSEVRAVVAVKKGAPVEVRTIVVPDPGPGEVLVTVQACGVCHTDLHYREGAINDDFPFLLGHEAAGTIEAVGEGVTDLEAGDYVVLAWRAPCGSCRSCRRGRPWYCFDSRNATQPMTLLDGTPLSNALGIGAFAEKTLVAAGQAVKINPAARPEAAGLIGCGVMAGYGAAVNTGNVGRGDTVAVIGCGGVGDAAIAGACLNGAMKVIAVDIDDKKLDRAEKFGATHTVNSRGTDPVEAVRALTDGFGVDIAIDAVGRPETFEQAFYMRDHAGLLVQVGVPSPDMKVELPLIDVFSRGGAIKSSWYGDCLPSRDFPFLIDQYLYGLLDLGAFVSETIALDEVEEAFARMRRGEVLRSVVVL from the coding sequence GTGCCATCTGAGGTCCGTGCCGTAGTCGCTGTGAAGAAGGGCGCACCCGTCGAGGTGCGGACGATCGTCGTTCCCGACCCCGGTCCGGGCGAGGTGCTCGTCACCGTGCAGGCCTGCGGGGTCTGCCACACGGATCTGCACTATCGGGAGGGCGCGATCAACGACGACTTCCCGTTCCTGCTGGGCCATGAGGCGGCCGGCACGATCGAGGCGGTCGGTGAGGGCGTCACCGACCTCGAAGCCGGTGACTACGTGGTCCTCGCCTGGCGGGCTCCCTGCGGTTCCTGTCGCTCCTGCCGCCGTGGCCGCCCCTGGTACTGCTTCGACTCGCGCAACGCCACTCAGCCGATGACCCTCCTCGACGGCACCCCGCTCAGCAACGCGCTCGGCATCGGCGCCTTCGCCGAGAAGACCCTGGTCGCGGCGGGCCAGGCCGTGAAGATCAACCCCGCGGCCCGCCCCGAGGCCGCCGGCCTGATCGGCTGCGGGGTGATGGCCGGTTACGGCGCGGCGGTGAACACCGGCAACGTCGGGCGCGGTGACACGGTCGCCGTCATCGGCTGCGGCGGTGTCGGTGACGCGGCCATCGCGGGCGCCTGCCTCAACGGCGCCATGAAGGTCATCGCCGTCGACATCGACGACAAGAAGCTCGACCGGGCGGAGAAGTTCGGCGCCACCCACACGGTCAACTCCCGTGGCACCGACCCGGTCGAGGCCGTGCGCGCCCTCACCGACGGCTTCGGGGTCGACATCGCCATCGACGCCGTGGGCCGCCCGGAGACCTTCGAGCAGGCCTTCTACATGCGCGATCACGCGGGCCTGCTGGTTCAGGTCGGCGTGCCGTCCCCGGACATGAAGGTCGAACTCCCGCTGATCGACGTGTTCTCCCGCGGCGGCGCGATCAAGTCCTCCTGGTACGGCGACTGCCTGCCGAGCCGGGACTTCCCGTTCCTCATCGACCAGTACCTCTACGGGCTGCTGGACCTGGGCGCGTTCGTCTCGGAGACCATCGCGCTCGACGAGGTCGAGGAGGCGTTCGCGCGGATGCGACGCGGTGAGGTGCTGCGCTCGGTGGTGGTCCTGTGA
- a CDS encoding NAD(P)/FAD-dependent oxidoreductase, which yields MRTVTVVGASLAGLYAARELRAQGFDGRLVIVGDEPHHPYDRPPLSKDFLTGRTGEDGLALSDAEEIAELDAEWLLGTRARGLDVRGRTVVLDDGRTVSGDGVVIATGASARRLPGPRLAGVHTLRTLDDARALRAELTAGARRVVVIGGGFIGAETASSCAGLGHEVTVVEAAPLPLVPQLGPRMAALCAALHRRAGVGLVTGTGVAALRGTVAVTAVEFSDGRLLPADVVIVGIGAVPNTGWLAGSPLALQDGVLCDDGCATTMPQVVAVGDVARVGGTRAEHWTSATEQPRVAVRNLLAGYTAETVRPVPYFWSDQYGARIQFAGQRLDTDTVRIAEGTVTDGAPGEDGLLALYEREGRTTAVLSVDRPRPFTRARRELGRGADAREAVS from the coding sequence ATGAGGACCGTCACCGTCGTCGGAGCCTCCCTCGCCGGGCTGTACGCGGCCCGCGAACTGCGCGCCCAGGGGTTCGACGGGCGGTTGGTGATCGTCGGAGACGAACCGCACCACCCGTACGACCGACCGCCCCTGTCCAAGGACTTCCTCACCGGCCGGACCGGCGAGGACGGACTCGCGCTCAGCGACGCCGAGGAGATCGCCGAACTCGACGCCGAGTGGCTGCTCGGCACCCGCGCCCGTGGCCTCGACGTCCGCGGTCGCACCGTCGTCCTGGACGACGGCCGCACCGTCTCCGGCGACGGCGTCGTCATCGCCACGGGAGCCTCGGCGCGCCGGCTGCCGGGCCCACGACTCGCCGGGGTCCACACCCTGCGCACCCTCGACGACGCCCGCGCCCTGCGCGCCGAACTGACCGCGGGTGCCCGCCGCGTCGTCGTCATCGGCGGGGGCTTCATCGGCGCCGAGACCGCGTCCTCGTGTGCGGGACTCGGTCACGAGGTCACCGTCGTGGAGGCGGCTCCGCTGCCGCTGGTGCCCCAACTCGGCCCGCGGATGGCGGCCTTGTGCGCCGCACTGCACCGCCGTGCCGGCGTCGGCCTGGTCACCGGCACGGGCGTCGCCGCTCTGCGCGGCACGGTCGCGGTCACCGCAGTGGAATTCTCCGACGGCCGGCTCCTCCCCGCCGATGTCGTGATCGTCGGCATCGGAGCCGTCCCCAACACCGGCTGGCTGGCGGGCTCGCCGCTCGCGCTGCAAGACGGCGTGCTGTGCGACGACGGCTGCGCGACGACCATGCCCCAGGTGGTCGCCGTCGGTGACGTGGCCCGCGTGGGCGGCACCCGCGCGGAACACTGGACCAGCGCCACCGAGCAGCCCCGGGTCGCCGTGCGCAACCTCCTGGCCGGGTACACCGCGGAGACCGTGCGCCCGGTGCCCTACTTCTGGTCCGACCAGTACGGGGCGCGTATCCAGTTCGCCGGACAGCGGCTCGACACCGACACCGTCCGCATCGCCGAGGGCACCGTCACCGACGGAGCGCCGGGTGAGGACGGCCTCCTCGCGCTGTACGAGCGCGAGGGCCGCACGACCGCGGTGCTCTCCGTGGACCGCCCACGCCCGTTCACGAGGGCCCGGCGCGAACTGGGCCGCGGGGCGGACGCGCGGGAGGCGGTGTCCTAG
- a CDS encoding bifunctional 3-phenylpropionate/cinnamic acid dioxygenase ferredoxin subunit: protein MIPVCRLDDLPAGESVRVDTMPPVAVFNADGELYAVDDTCTHQDASLSEGWLEGCLVECPLHAASFDLRTGQPTCLPARRAVRTHRVTVDDGVIHVHLAAKEGTAA, encoded by the coding sequence GTGATTCCCGTCTGCCGCCTTGATGACCTCCCCGCGGGCGAATCCGTCCGTGTCGACACCATGCCGCCCGTCGCCGTCTTCAACGCCGACGGCGAGCTGTACGCCGTCGACGACACCTGCACCCATCAGGACGCGTCCCTCTCCGAGGGATGGCTGGAGGGCTGCCTGGTCGAATGTCCCTTGCACGCCGCCTCGTTCGATCTCCGCACGGGGCAGCCGACGTGCCTGCCGGCCCGCCGCGCCGTCCGCACCCACCGCGTCACCGTCGACGACGGCGTCATCCATGTCCACCTGGCAGCGAAGGAGGGCACGGCGGCATGA
- a CDS encoding IclR family transcriptional regulator, producing MTRTQKQADRTGETPEKQSRGAGSAVQSVDRAVSVLEILARLGEAGVTEIADELEVHKSTAFRLLGVLENRGLVAQAKDRGKYFLGAGVLRLAGAAAVRLDISQEGVPVCRELADELGETVNIAVLDDNAAVNIMQARGAASVTAQNWLGRRTPLHATSSGKVLLAHLPPTLREGLLARTLPRFTERTITGTAALRAELEAVVEQGYAFALEELELGLAATASPVRAHDGKVIGAISVSGPVYRLEPDRLPELAKRTVAAAADLSRRMGYGF from the coding sequence ATGACCCGCACTCAGAAGCAGGCTGACCGCACAGGGGAGACACCGGAGAAGCAGAGCAGAGGCGCGGGGAGCGCCGTCCAGTCGGTGGACCGCGCGGTGAGCGTGCTGGAGATCCTGGCCCGGCTCGGCGAGGCGGGCGTCACCGAGATCGCCGACGAGCTGGAGGTGCACAAGTCCACGGCCTTCCGGCTCCTCGGAGTGCTGGAGAACCGCGGCCTGGTCGCCCAGGCGAAGGACCGCGGGAAGTACTTCCTGGGTGCCGGCGTACTACGCCTGGCGGGGGCGGCGGCAGTACGTCTGGACATCTCGCAGGAGGGGGTGCCCGTCTGCCGCGAACTCGCGGACGAGCTGGGCGAGACCGTCAACATCGCGGTCCTGGACGACAACGCGGCGGTCAACATCATGCAGGCCCGTGGCGCCGCGTCGGTCACCGCGCAGAACTGGCTGGGCAGGCGCACCCCGCTGCACGCCACCTCCAGCGGCAAGGTGCTGCTGGCCCATCTGCCGCCGACGCTCCGCGAAGGGCTGCTGGCCAGGACCCTGCCGCGGTTCACCGAGCGCACGATCACCGGTACGGCCGCGCTGCGCGCCGAGTTGGAGGCCGTGGTCGAGCAGGGGTACGCGTTCGCCCTGGAGGAGCTGGAACTGGGCCTGGCCGCCACGGCCTCGCCGGTGCGCGCGCACGACGGCAAGGTGATCGGCGCGATCAGCGTCTCCGGTCCGGTGTACCGGCTGGAGCCGGACCGGCTGCCGGAGCTCGCCAAGCGCACGGTGGCGGCCGCGGCCGACCTCTCGCGCCGGATGGGATACGGCTTCTGA
- a CDS encoding GcvT family protein gives MGTPGTNPRVVVIGAGIVGCSLADELTARGWTDVTVLEQGPLPAPGGSTSHAPGLVFQTSPSKTLTEFARYTVEKCNSLEVEGVSCFNQVGGLELATTPERLAELHRRAGYAASWGVRGEIVSAARCKELWPLIDESVVLGGFHTPDDGLARALLAARAQMERAESRGARFLDRHTVTGIEREDGRVTAVVTDQGVFPADHVVSAAGFWGPVIGRMAGVDVPLQPLAHQYARTKPLPELADTDAGAEAGAGAGAGAGAGARTGAGAGADPEASRPILRFQDRDLYFREHADRIGIGSYAHRPLPVDPFAVLGYDEARANDLEMPSSFPFTEEDWAPSWDDCRRLMPALRGSEIEEGFNGVFSFTPDGMPVLGESRALRGFWLAEAVWVTHSAGVAKAVAEWMIDGRPRIDAHECDLTRFEDAQRSPSYIRERGSQQFVEVYDVLHPLQPMERPRPLRVSPFHARQQELGAYFLEGGGWERPHWYEANAPLAAGPDVPERDAWSARHWSPVAAAEARVTRERVALYDMTPLRRLEVTGPGALDFLHGMTTNNLRKKPGAVTYTLLLDGTGGIRSDLTVARLGPDRFQVGANSPADLDWLTRHAPDGVHIRDITSGTCCVGVWGPLARELVQPLTHDDFSHEGFGYFRAKETYIGHVPVTAMRLSYVGELGWELYTSADLGLRLWDTLWEAGREHGVIAAGRSAFNSLRLEKGYRAWGVDMTDEHDPYEAGVGFAVRLDKGEFLGMEALEGRGEPRRRLTPLLLDDPGDVVLGKEPVYVGGSPAGYVTSAAYGYTVGRCVAYAWLPVLPVGAGVSVEYFGEKVAATVVDEPIFDPKMSRIRC, from the coding sequence ATGGGCACGCCCGGAACCAACCCCCGAGTGGTCGTCATCGGCGCCGGTATCGTCGGCTGCTCCCTCGCGGACGAGCTGACCGCCCGCGGCTGGACCGATGTCACCGTCCTCGAACAGGGTCCGCTGCCCGCTCCCGGCGGTTCCACCTCCCACGCGCCGGGCCTGGTCTTCCAGACGAGTCCGTCCAAGACGCTCACCGAATTCGCCCGGTACACGGTCGAGAAGTGCAACTCCCTTGAGGTGGAGGGGGTTTCCTGCTTCAACCAGGTGGGCGGCCTGGAGCTCGCGACGACTCCCGAGCGGCTCGCCGAACTGCACCGCAGGGCCGGTTACGCCGCCTCCTGGGGCGTACGCGGCGAGATCGTGAGCGCGGCCCGCTGCAAGGAGCTCTGGCCCCTGATCGACGAGTCGGTGGTCCTGGGCGGCTTCCACACGCCCGACGACGGACTGGCCCGCGCACTGCTCGCGGCTCGCGCCCAGATGGAGCGGGCCGAGAGCCGCGGCGCCCGCTTCCTGGACCGGCACACCGTCACCGGGATCGAGCGGGAGGACGGCAGGGTCACCGCCGTCGTCACCGACCAAGGCGTCTTCCCCGCCGACCATGTGGTCTCGGCGGCCGGATTCTGGGGGCCGGTCATCGGCCGCATGGCCGGAGTCGACGTACCCCTGCAGCCGCTCGCCCACCAGTACGCACGGACGAAGCCCCTCCCTGAACTGGCCGACACCGACGCCGGTGCCGAGGCCGGAGCCGGGGCCGGAGCCGGGGCCGGGGCCGGGGCCAGGACCGGTGCCGGTGCCGGTGCCGACCCGGAGGCGTCGAGGCCGATCCTCCGCTTCCAGGACCGCGACCTCTACTTCCGCGAGCACGCCGACCGCATCGGCATCGGCAGTTACGCCCACCGGCCGCTCCCCGTGGATCCGTTCGCGGTCCTCGGCTACGACGAGGCACGTGCGAACGACCTGGAGATGCCGTCGTCGTTCCCCTTCACCGAGGAGGACTGGGCGCCCAGCTGGGACGACTGCCGCCGGCTGATGCCCGCGCTGCGCGGAAGCGAGATCGAGGAGGGTTTCAACGGCGTCTTCTCCTTCACCCCGGACGGCATGCCGGTGCTCGGCGAATCGCGTGCGCTGCGCGGCTTCTGGCTGGCGGAGGCCGTGTGGGTGACCCACTCGGCCGGTGTCGCCAAGGCCGTGGCCGAGTGGATGATCGACGGCCGCCCGCGGATCGACGCCCACGAGTGCGACCTCACGCGCTTCGAGGACGCCCAGCGCTCACCCTCGTACATCAGGGAGCGCGGTTCGCAGCAGTTCGTCGAGGTGTACGACGTGCTGCATCCGCTCCAGCCGATGGAGCGGCCGCGCCCCCTGCGGGTCAGCCCGTTCCACGCCCGCCAGCAGGAACTGGGCGCGTACTTCCTGGAGGGCGGCGGCTGGGAGCGTCCGCACTGGTACGAGGCGAACGCCCCGCTCGCCGCCGGACCGGACGTACCCGAACGCGATGCCTGGTCGGCGCGTCACTGGTCGCCCGTCGCGGCGGCCGAGGCGCGGGTGACCCGCGAGAGGGTCGCGCTCTACGACATGACTCCCCTGCGCCGCCTCGAAGTCACCGGCCCCGGAGCCCTCGACTTCCTGCACGGCATGACCACCAACAACCTCCGCAAGAAGCCCGGCGCGGTCACCTACACCCTGCTCCTGGACGGGACGGGCGGCATCCGCTCCGACCTCACCGTCGCGCGGCTGGGCCCCGACCGCTTCCAGGTGGGCGCCAACTCCCCCGCGGACCTGGACTGGTTGACCAGGCACGCCCCCGACGGCGTACACATCCGGGACATCACGTCCGGCACGTGTTGTGTCGGTGTCTGGGGGCCGCTCGCCCGCGAACTCGTCCAGCCGCTCACCCACGACGACTTCTCCCACGAGGGCTTCGGATACTTCCGCGCCAAGGAGACGTACATCGGCCATGTGCCCGTCACCGCCATGCGGTTGAGCTACGTCGGTGAGCTGGGCTGGGAGCTCTACACCAGCGCCGACCTGGGGCTCCGCCTCTGGGACACGCTCTGGGAGGCGGGGCGGGAACACGGCGTGATCGCGGCCGGGCGCTCGGCGTTCAACAGCCTGCGCCTGGAGAAGGGGTATCGCGCGTGGGGGGTCGACATGACCGACGAGCACGATCCGTACGAGGCGGGGGTCGGCTTTGCCGTCCGGCTGGACAAGGGGGAGTTCTTGGGCATGGAGGCGTTGGAGGGGCGCGGCGAGCCTCGGCGGCGGCTCACGCCATTGCTGCTCGACGATCCCGGGGACGTCGTTCTCGGCAAGGAGCCGGTGTACGTCGGTGGTTCGCCCGCGGGGTATGTCACCAGTGCGGCGTACGGGTACACGGTGGGGCGGTGTGTGGCGTACGCGTGGTTGCCGGTGTTGCCCGTGGGGGCGGGGGTCTCCGTCGAGTACTTCGGGGAGAAGGTTGCGGCGACGGTTGTCGATGAGCCGATCTTCGATCCGAAGATGAGCCGTATTCGGTGCTGA
- the solA gene encoding N-methyl-L-tryptophan oxidase, translating into MSPTYDVVVIGLGGMGSAAAHHLSSRGVRVLGLEKFGPVHNRGSSHGGSRITRQSYFEDPAYVPLLLRAYELYEDVERTTGREIATLCGGVMIGRPDSLTVSGSLRSATQWDLPHEMLDAAEIRRRFPTLAPKDDEVGLFEEKAGLVRPENMVAAHLQLATRQGADLHFDEPMTRWEPYRDGVRVHTAENTYTAGRLVICPGAWAPQLLTDIGVPFTIERQVMYWFQPRGGVRPFVPGNHPIYIWEDADDVQVYGFPAIDGPELGAKVAFFRKGQVCTPETIDRTVHEDEIRAMADHMARCIPDLPGTFLKAATCMYSNTPDEHFVIAPHPAHPESVTVACGFSGHGFKFVPVVGEILADLALTGTTGHPIGLFDPHRLAAAPA; encoded by the coding sequence GTGTCCCCCACCTACGACGTCGTCGTCATCGGTCTTGGCGGTATGGGTAGTGCCGCCGCTCATCATCTGTCCTCGCGCGGTGTGCGGGTGCTCGGGCTGGAGAAGTTCGGGCCGGTGCACAACCGCGGTTCCAGTCACGGTGGTTCGCGGATCACCCGGCAGTCCTACTTCGAGGACCCGGCGTACGTGCCGCTGCTGCTGCGCGCCTACGAGCTGTACGAGGACGTGGAGCGGACCACCGGGCGGGAGATCGCGACGCTGTGCGGCGGCGTGATGATCGGCCGGCCCGACTCGCTGACCGTCTCCGGTTCGCTGCGCTCGGCCACCCAGTGGGATCTGCCCCACGAGATGCTCGACGCGGCCGAGATCCGCCGCCGTTTCCCCACCCTCGCCCCCAAGGACGACGAGGTCGGGCTCTTCGAGGAGAAGGCCGGCCTGGTCCGCCCCGAGAACATGGTCGCGGCCCATCTCCAGCTCGCCACCCGGCAGGGCGCCGACCTGCACTTCGACGAGCCGATGACCCGTTGGGAGCCGTACCGGGACGGCGTGCGGGTACATACGGCCGAGAACACGTACACGGCGGGCCGGCTGGTGATCTGCCCGGGCGCGTGGGCGCCGCAGCTGCTCACCGACATCGGGGTGCCGTTCACCATCGAACGGCAGGTCATGTACTGGTTCCAGCCCCGGGGCGGGGTCCGGCCGTTCGTGCCCGGGAACCACCCGATCTACATCTGGGAGGACGCGGACGACGTCCAGGTGTACGGCTTCCCGGCCATCGACGGGCCGGAGCTGGGCGCCAAGGTCGCGTTCTTCCGCAAGGGCCAGGTCTGCACCCCGGAGACCATCGACCGGACGGTCCACGAGGACGAGATCCGGGCGATGGCGGACCACATGGCCCGCTGCATCCCCGACCTGCCCGGCACCTTCCTCAAGGCCGCCACCTGCATGTACTCCAACACCCCTGACGAGCACTTCGTCATCGCCCCGCACCCCGCGCATCCCGAGTCCGTGACCGTGGCCTGCGGTTTCTCCGGCCACGGCTTCAAGTTCGTGCCGGTGGTCGGCGAGATCCTCGCCGATCTGGCCCTGACGGGGACCACCGGTCACCCGATCGGCCTGTTCGACCCCCACCGCCTCGCCGCCGCGCCCGCCTGA